In Zunongwangia profunda SM-A87, the following proteins share a genomic window:
- a CDS encoding dihydrodipicolinate synthase family protein: MAIKWEGVMPAVTTKFTKDDELDLVTFEKNINAQLEAGVNGIILGGTLGEASTLTPAEKETLVKKTLEITAGQVPVIINIAEQSTKEAIQVAKNAEAWGAQGLMLLPPMRYKATDYETVVYFKEIAKNTSLPIMIYNNPVDYKIEVTIDMFEELLADCPNIEAVKESTRDISNVTRLKNKFGDRIKILCGVDTLALESMVAGADGWVAGLVAAYPAETVAIYKLVKSGDIAEALRIYRWFMPLLELDISPQLVQNIKLAEVATGLGTEYVRAPRLVLQGAERERVKGIIDAAMAVRPELVEYKSL; encoded by the coding sequence ATGGCAATAAAATGGGAAGGGGTAATGCCCGCAGTAACCACTAAATTCACAAAGGATGACGAACTGGATTTAGTAACCTTTGAAAAGAATATTAACGCACAACTGGAAGCAGGTGTAAACGGAATCATCTTAGGAGGAACTTTGGGTGAAGCTAGTACCCTTACACCGGCAGAAAAGGAAACGCTTGTAAAGAAAACTTTAGAAATTACAGCAGGACAAGTGCCGGTAATCATTAATATTGCCGAGCAGTCTACCAAGGAAGCCATTCAGGTCGCTAAAAATGCTGAAGCCTGGGGAGCGCAGGGATTAATGTTATTACCACCAATGCGTTACAAAGCAACAGATTACGAGACTGTAGTATATTTTAAAGAGATCGCTAAAAACACATCTTTACCGATTATGATCTATAATAACCCTGTGGATTATAAGATCGAAGTCACTATCGACATGTTTGAAGAGCTTCTAGCAGATTGTCCAAACATTGAAGCCGTAAAAGAATCTACTCGTGATATTAGTAATGTAACACGTTTAAAAAACAAATTTGGTGACCGTATTAAAATCTTATGTGGTGTAGATACATTAGCTTTAGAAAGCATGGTTGCAGGGGCAGATGGTTGGGTAGCAGGCCTCGTTGCTGCTTATCCGGCAGAAACCGTAGCTATCTATAAGCTTGTAAAATCTGGTGATATTGCGGAAGCTTTAAGAATCTATAGATGGTTTATGCCATTACTGGAACTGGATATTTCTCCACAATTAGTACAAAACATAAAATTAGCGGAAGTGGCCACTGGTCTAGGAACCGAGTATGTGCGAGCTCCAAGATTAGTTTTACAGGGAGCAGAAAGAGAAAGAGTGAAGGGAATAATTGACGCTGCAATGGCTGTAAGACCAGAGTTAGTAGAATACAAATCTTTATAA
- a CDS encoding helix-turn-helix domain-containing protein produces MKVLPFKIPKPEKEALVYQEDHEIVFYDKLHQHEEIQISYIMEGSGSLILGDSINEYQPHDILIIGENIPHVFRSDAEAHPNSIMYTLFFTKKSFGKEFFNLTDLSGIQKFFDESEYGMKIKADEKKFHLFNNLKRQSKIERVATLLLLLNELTHAERQPLSSFVYQKKYTEDEGKRMNDVFQYAMDNFQENISLDDIADIAFMSKNAFCRYFKKRTNKTFFQFLIEIRIEHACKLLYKDHDLSISAISELCGFQNIANFNRKFKELKGITPTQYRQQTD; encoded by the coding sequence ATGAAAGTTCTGCCCTTTAAAATCCCTAAGCCAGAGAAGGAAGCCTTGGTTTACCAGGAAGATCATGAAATTGTATTTTATGATAAACTTCATCAACACGAAGAGATTCAAATTAGCTACATTATGGAAGGTAGCGGATCTCTAATCTTAGGGGATAGCATTAACGAATATCAGCCCCACGATATTCTTATTATTGGAGAAAACATTCCCCATGTTTTTAGAAGTGATGCTGAAGCGCATCCAAATTCTATAATGTATACCCTGTTTTTTACAAAAAAGTCTTTTGGAAAAGAATTCTTTAACCTAACTGATCTTAGCGGAATCCAGAAGTTTTTTGATGAGTCTGAATACGGAATGAAAATTAAAGCTGATGAGAAGAAATTTCATCTTTTTAATAACCTGAAAAGACAAAGTAAAATTGAAAGGGTTGCCACTTTATTATTACTACTAAACGAACTTACACATGCTGAAAGACAGCCGCTATCCTCTTTTGTTTATCAGAAAAAATATACCGAAGATGAAGGAAAACGAATGAACGATGTTTTTCAATACGCCATGGATAACTTTCAGGAAAATATATCTTTAGACGATATCGCTGATATCGCTTTTATGAGCAAAAATGCCTTTTGCCGATATTTTAAAAAACGAACCAACAAAACTTTTTTTCAGTTTCTAATAGAAATAAGGATAGAACATGCCTGCAAATTACTCTATAAAGATCATGACTTATCGATTTCAGCGATATCTGAACTTTGCGGATTTCAGAATATCGCTAATTTTAATCGAAAATTTAAAGAACTAAAAGGGATTACACCTACACAGTACAGGCAGCAAACCGATTAA
- a CDS encoding S9 family peptidase, which produces MAKNYLLRIAVLFFFSSSIIAQEDPELLSLERIYSSSEFSSDYQRPIFWIENGDAFVSIEKDDSGNDELIRYVSKNHQSNTYLAAQHLAVNGKNLAIEDFSLSPDGSKVLIFTNSSRVWRSNTKGDFWVYDFDTKELKQLGKDFPSSSLMFAKFSEDNQFVAYVQDFNIYKENFKTGEITRFTKDGTGDIINGTFDWVYEEEFGMRDGFIWSPDASKIAFWQLDASDIGTFYMINNTDSVYSQPIALQYPKAGYNPSSAKVGIVDTKTSEIKWIPMPGDPVQHYLPAMQWLSEDLLLIQQMNRKQNQLNIFTYKPSTAELKKVYTETEDTWVDLRYPDISSNQWGNNDQLIVDNGKAFLRMTENDGWRHIYKVDLASGEKILLTPGDYDVATYYQTDDKNLYIVASPDNATQRYLYRVPLNGSGKLTRITPQQFEGVNTYDVSPNGKYAIHNFTNVSTPNTVNLVSLPKHKSVKTLVDNEQLKNKLASLALPETTFFNVTTDNGIQMDARMTKPLNFDARKKYPVLFHVYGEPWGVVATDQWVGLYELFMAQQGFVVISIDNRGTPTLKGSDWRKSIYQKVGVINTDDQAAAAKKVLATYDFLDRDRVNVWGWSGGGSMTQNLLFRYPDVYQTGVAVAGVANQLFYDNIYQERYMGLPSEDKEKFIEGSPVTYAKNLEGNLLLIHGTGDDNVHYQNMEYLVNELIRHNKQFDMMAYPNRSHTIYEGKNTSIHLYTLITNYFLEHNNM; this is translated from the coding sequence ATGGCTAAAAATTACCTTTTAAGAATAGCGGTACTGTTTTTCTTTTCCTCCTCAATAATTGCGCAGGAAGACCCTGAACTTTTAAGCTTAGAGCGTATTTATTCTTCATCAGAATTTAGTAGCGATTACCAGCGCCCTATTTTCTGGATAGAAAACGGAGATGCTTTTGTAAGTATCGAAAAAGATGATTCGGGTAATGATGAGCTTATTCGTTACGTGAGTAAAAATCATCAATCAAATACATACCTGGCGGCTCAACATCTTGCTGTAAATGGTAAAAACCTGGCAATAGAGGATTTTTCGTTATCCCCGGATGGTAGCAAGGTACTTATTTTTACCAATTCCAGTCGGGTTTGGCGTTCCAATACCAAAGGTGATTTTTGGGTTTATGATTTTGATACCAAAGAATTAAAACAATTAGGAAAAGATTTTCCATCCTCATCGTTGATGTTTGCTAAATTTTCTGAAGATAATCAGTTTGTGGCCTATGTACAAGATTTCAATATTTATAAAGAAAATTTTAAAACGGGGGAAATTACTCGGTTCACTAAAGATGGTACCGGAGATATTATCAATGGAACTTTTGATTGGGTGTATGAAGAAGAATTTGGAATGCGAGATGGGTTTATTTGGAGTCCCGATGCTTCCAAAATTGCATTCTGGCAATTAGATGCTTCAGACATTGGTACTTTTTACATGATTAATAATACAGATTCGGTATATTCACAACCCATTGCACTTCAGTATCCAAAAGCGGGATACAATCCTTCTTCAGCAAAAGTCGGAATTGTAGATACAAAAACTTCCGAAATAAAATGGATTCCGATGCCGGGTGATCCTGTTCAGCATTATTTACCGGCAATGCAATGGCTTAGTGAAGATTTACTACTTATTCAGCAAATGAATAGGAAACAAAACCAACTCAATATTTTCACTTATAAGCCTTCAACAGCAGAATTGAAAAAAGTCTATACAGAAACTGAAGATACCTGGGTGGATTTGCGTTACCCAGACATTTCATCTAATCAATGGGGGAATAATGATCAGTTAATCGTAGATAATGGAAAGGCATTTTTACGAATGACGGAAAATGATGGTTGGCGTCATATTTACAAAGTGGATTTAGCATCTGGCGAAAAAATACTATTAACGCCAGGTGATTATGATGTAGCGACCTATTATCAAACCGATGATAAAAATTTATATATCGTAGCCTCACCAGATAATGCCACGCAGCGCTATTTATACCGTGTGCCTTTAAATGGAAGCGGAAAGTTAACCAGAATAACTCCGCAGCAATTCGAAGGCGTAAACACCTACGATGTTTCGCCTAACGGAAAATATGCCATTCATAATTTCACTAATGTGAGCACACCAAATACAGTCAATTTGGTGAGCCTGCCAAAGCATAAATCAGTAAAAACGTTAGTAGATAATGAACAATTAAAAAATAAACTAGCTTCTTTAGCGTTGCCGGAAACGACTTTTTTTAACGTAACTACTGATAACGGTATCCAAATGGATGCTAGAATGACCAAACCTTTAAATTTTGATGCAAGGAAAAAATATCCTGTTCTTTTTCATGTGTATGGTGAGCCCTGGGGCGTTGTTGCCACCGATCAATGGGTTGGATTATATGAATTATTTATGGCGCAGCAAGGATTTGTGGTGATAAGTATAGATAATAGAGGAACACCAACGTTAAAAGGTAGCGATTGGCGAAAAAGTATTTATCAAAAGGTGGGAGTGATTAATACGGACGATCAGGCTGCAGCAGCAAAAAAGGTATTGGCAACTTATGATTTCTTAGATAGAGACCGAGTAAATGTTTGGGGATGGAGTGGTGGAGGCTCCATGACGCAAAATTTATTGTTTAGATATCCTGATGTGTACCAAACAGGTGTTGCGGTTGCCGGTGTTGCAAATCAGTTATTCTACGATAATATTTACCAGGAGCGTTATATGGGACTGCCAAGTGAAGATAAAGAGAAGTTTATTGAAGGTTCGCCGGTAACCTATGCGAAAAATCTGGAAGGAAACTTATTGCTAATCCATGGTACTGGCGATGACAATGTACATTATCAGAACATGGAGTATTTAGTAAACGAACTAATAAGACATAATAAGCAATTTGATATGATGGCGTATCCAAACCGATCTCATACCATTTATGAAGGAAAGAATACTTCGATTCACCTGTATACTTTGATTACTAATTATTTCTTGGAGCATAATAACATGTAA
- a CDS encoding glycoside hydrolase family 2 TIM barrel-domain containing protein, with the protein MFIAFSFSLQAQEYPEWQRLDILSVNTEDPRAHFHIYDSEADALTGEYQKSGNYKSLNGSWKFHFAAVPEKRPVDFYKTDYDVKDWDDIEVPGDWQLQGYDFPLYVSSGFTFKINPPFVDATYNPVGSYKRTFDLPKSEFDKNEDYFLHFGAVNSAFYVWINGEKVGYKEGTKTPAEFKITKYLKPGKNNIAVEVYRWSSASYLEDQDFWRLSGIERDVYIYKTPKSRIKDFFVTPGLDKNYEKGILDGYAVIDAESSRKNLQLNLKIWDEGKVISEITRPIAEAKNDTLKFQISDLDIRHWSAEKPNLYSLTLNLNDADKTLMATSANIGFRTSEIKGGQLLVNGKPILLKGVNRHEHDQYAGHVISHESMLQDIKLFKEYNINAVRNSHYPADPYWYELCDKYGIYMIDEANLESHGFGYDEDKTPANKPEFEKMHHDRIARMMQTNKNHPSIIIWSMGNEAGDGPAFIKNYHWLKKNDPSRPVQYERAERGKSFQEPHTDIIPWMYASVDYIKNNYLGNYPDRPFIWCEYAHGMGNSTGDLVDLWDFVYENPQIQGGFIWDWVDQGFVKTDENGEEYWAYGGDFGPDRYRHDANFVINGLVNPDRTPHPALYEVKDVYQNVAIKLKDKQAGNFTFEIENRFFFTNLNEYEIFYDLIKDGQFVEGGGPTTIDLAPQKKTFQIQAFKLEKGAEYFINFYVKTKNIGAVLAKGYVIAKNQIQLQEGSEVKLPVVASEKLKTKNKGENLIISNIDVEVVFDKETGALSAYNFKGKDLIKKGPQPDFWRAPTDNDFGNNFQKRARAWKEATDNPKLMDFTSEKKDNYVEVKTNYKLDSVSSNLNITYKIYGNGRIEVGNDFQFNGDTEKLTSLPRFGNSMVLPLAYDNVEWYGRGPYENYWDRKTSAFVGIYNSSVEDLYVPYIRPQENGYRTDNRWVKLMDNEGNGIKFTGMPLVSFSALRNPVSDFDPGMEKAQRHTTDIKPKDATYLNIDYKQMGVGGDNSWGAKTWEKYQLKPKNYSYTYFIEPILE; encoded by the coding sequence TTGTTCATAGCATTTTCTTTTTCATTACAAGCACAGGAATATCCTGAGTGGCAGCGTTTAGACATTTTATCTGTAAATACCGAAGATCCAAGGGCTCATTTTCATATTTATGATTCAGAAGCTGATGCGTTGACCGGCGAATACCAAAAATCTGGAAACTATAAAAGTTTAAACGGAAGCTGGAAATTTCATTTTGCGGCGGTTCCTGAAAAAAGACCCGTAGATTTTTATAAAACTGATTACGATGTAAAAGATTGGGACGATATTGAAGTTCCTGGAGATTGGCAATTACAGGGATACGATTTTCCGTTATATGTGAGTTCAGGTTTCACCTTTAAAATTAATCCGCCATTTGTAGACGCTACCTATAATCCGGTAGGATCTTATAAAAGAACATTCGATTTACCAAAGTCGGAATTCGATAAAAATGAAGACTATTTTTTACATTTTGGAGCGGTAAACAGTGCATTTTATGTTTGGATAAACGGAGAGAAAGTCGGTTACAAAGAAGGAACTAAAACTCCGGCTGAATTTAAGATTACCAAGTATTTAAAACCTGGAAAAAACAATATTGCAGTTGAAGTATATCGATGGTCCTCTGCAAGTTATTTAGAAGATCAGGACTTTTGGCGATTAAGCGGCATCGAGCGCGATGTGTATATCTACAAAACTCCTAAATCCCGAATTAAAGACTTTTTTGTGACTCCCGGACTGGATAAAAATTACGAAAAAGGAATTCTAGACGGATATGCGGTTATCGATGCGGAAAGTTCTCGTAAAAACCTTCAGTTAAATTTAAAGATCTGGGACGAAGGAAAGGTTATTTCAGAAATAACAAGACCCATTGCTGAAGCTAAAAATGATACGCTGAAATTTCAAATTTCAGATCTAGACATAAGACATTGGTCGGCCGAAAAACCAAATCTTTATTCCTTAACATTAAATCTTAATGATGCCGACAAAACGCTAATGGCTACTTCAGCAAATATTGGATTTAGGACTTCAGAAATTAAAGGCGGACAACTTTTGGTAAATGGGAAACCGATTTTACTTAAAGGAGTGAATAGACATGAGCATGATCAATACGCAGGCCACGTGATCTCACATGAATCCATGCTTCAGGATATTAAACTTTTTAAAGAATATAACATCAATGCCGTTCGAAACTCGCATTATCCTGCCGATCCATATTGGTACGAGCTATGTGATAAATATGGCATTTATATGATCGACGAGGCGAATCTTGAAAGTCATGGCTTTGGTTATGATGAGGATAAAACCCCGGCAAATAAACCCGAATTTGAGAAAATGCATCACGATCGTATCGCCAGAATGATGCAAACCAATAAAAATCATCCTTCGATCATTATCTGGTCTATGGGGAACGAGGCTGGCGATGGTCCGGCATTCATAAAAAATTATCACTGGTTAAAGAAAAACGACCCTAGCCGTCCGGTGCAATATGAGCGAGCCGAGCGTGGTAAAAGTTTCCAGGAACCACATACCGATATCATTCCCTGGATGTATGCCAGCGTTGATTATATAAAAAATAACTACCTGGGCAACTATCCGGATCGACCATTTATTTGGTGCGAATATGCGCATGGTATGGGTAACAGTACCGGTGATCTTGTAGATCTTTGGGATTTTGTATACGAAAATCCACAAATCCAGGGCGGATTTATTTGGGACTGGGTCGACCAGGGATTTGTAAAAACTGATGAAAACGGAGAGGAATATTGGGCTTATGGCGGGGATTTTGGACCAGATCGCTATAGGCATGATGCTAATTTTGTGATTAACGGATTAGTAAATCCAGATCGTACACCACATCCTGCACTTTACGAAGTAAAAGATGTTTATCAAAATGTAGCTATTAAATTAAAAGACAAGCAGGCAGGAAATTTCACCTTTGAAATTGAGAATCGTTTCTTTTTTACCAATTTAAATGAATACGAAATCTTTTATGATTTAATAAAAGACGGACAATTTGTTGAGGGTGGCGGTCCCACAACGATCGATTTGGCGCCTCAGAAAAAAACATTCCAAATCCAGGCGTTTAAACTAGAAAAGGGAGCAGAGTATTTTATAAATTTCTATGTAAAAACTAAGAATATTGGTGCTGTTCTTGCTAAGGGTTATGTAATTGCCAAAAATCAAATTCAGCTTCAGGAAGGAAGTGAGGTAAAATTACCGGTTGTAGCTTCAGAAAAGCTGAAAACAAAAAATAAGGGCGAAAATCTTATAATTTCGAATATCGATGTTGAGGTTGTTTTTGATAAGGAAACAGGAGCGCTTTCAGCATATAATTTTAAAGGGAAAGACCTGATCAAGAAAGGACCTCAACCAGATTTTTGGAGGGCACCAACAGATAATGACTTCGGAAACAACTTTCAGAAACGGGCAAGAGCCTGGAAAGAAGCAACGGATAATCCTAAATTAATGGATTTTACTTCTGAAAAAAAGGATAATTATGTTGAAGTAAAAACGAACTATAAGTTAGATTCGGTTTCTTCTAATCTCAACATTACCTATAAAATTTACGGAAACGGACGTATTGAAGTCGGTAATGATTTTCAATTCAACGGCGATACAGAAAAGCTAACTTCCCTGCCGAGATTTGGTAACTCCATGGTACTTCCGTTAGCCTACGATAACGTAGAATGGTATGGTCGCGGGCCTTACGAAAATTATTGGGATCGTAAAACTTCTGCTTTTGTAGGGATTTATAATTCGAGTGTAGAGGATTTATACGTACCCTACATTCGCCCGCAGGAAAATGGCTATCGTACTGATAATCGCTGGGTAAAACTTATGGATAATGAAGGAAACGGAATAAAATTCACCGGAATGCCTTTGGTATCTTTTAGTGCATTAAGAAATCCAGTTTCAGATTTTGATCCGGGTATGGAAAAAGCACAACGACATACCACAGATATTAAACCTAAAGATGCGACTTATCTAAATATTGATTATAAACAAATGGGTGTTGGTGGAGATAATAGTTGGGGCGCAAAAACCTGGGAAAAATACCAGCTCAAACCTAAAAATTATAGCTATACCTATTTTATAGAACCGATTTTGGAATGA